One genomic region from Molothrus ater isolate BHLD 08-10-18 breed brown headed cowbird unplaced genomic scaffold, BPBGC_Mater_1.1 matUn_MA613, whole genome shotgun sequence encodes:
- the LOC129047134 gene encoding GTPase-activating Rap/Ran-GAP domain-like protein 3 yields the protein MARRMASARSARAGSFCWHSARSLEKLEKSPRDIFHPEIQKDLLVVEGQEGSVNFKFGILYAKDGQLTGDEMFSHGQGRTLVSRSSDSALPEKIQRV from the exons ATGGCCCGGAGAATGGCGAGCGCAAGGAGCGCGCGGGCTGGatccttctgctggcacag tgccaggagtcttgagaaactggagaagagcccaagagacatttttcatcctgagatacaaaag GATTTATTGGTTGTTGAAGGGCAAGAG ggatcggtgaattttaaatttggaatcCTCTATGCTAAGGATGGTCAGCTTACAGGTgatgaaatgttcagtcatg ggcagggaaggactctCGTATCCCGGTCGTCAGACTCAGCGCTGCCCGAGAAGATACAGAGAGTGTAA